The genomic DNA ATCTCGTATCCGTTTCGAAGCAACACCGCCTCCATGACGGCGTGACCAATCCGCTTGTTCCCATCCATGAATGGATGATTGGCGATTAGAGAATGTCCGACTGCCGACGCTTTTGATGCAAGAGTCGGGTATAAGTCTTCGCCGTCAAACGTCAATTTGGGCTGGGCAAGAGCGAGCTTTACGGCACCTTCGTTGAGTAGACCCGCTGCGCCTCCGGTC from Candidatus Hydrogenedentota bacterium includes the following:
- a CDS encoding type II toxin-antitoxin system death-on-curing family toxin, translated to MRLLTFDEVLLLYYRIMRETGGAAGLLNEGAVKLALAQPKLTFDGEDLYPTLASKASAVGHSLIANHPFMDGNKRIGHAVMEAVLLRNGYEITASVGEQEQVILEAAQGTLSRVGLSEWLETKMQPRKKK